The proteins below come from a single Malus sylvestris chromosome 3, drMalSylv7.2, whole genome shotgun sequence genomic window:
- the LOC126614426 gene encoding ADP-ribosylation factor-like protein 2 gives MGLLSIIRKIKRKEKEIRILMVGLDNSGKTTIVLRINGEDTSVVSPTLGFNIKTIIYQKYTLNIWDVGGQKTIRSYWRNYFEQTDGLVWVVDSSDLRRLEDCKAELDNLLKEERLSGSSLLILANKQDIKGALTPEEIAKVLNLEAMDKTRHWQIVGCSAFTGEGLLEGFDWLVQDIASRIYVLD, from the coding sequence ATGGGGCTTCTCAGCATTATTCgaaaaattaaaaggaaggaaaaagaaatacgTATACTCATGGTTGGGCTTGACAATTCCGGAAAGACAACCATTGTGCTGAGAATTAATGGAGAGGACACCAGCGTTGTCAGTCCCACACTCGGCTTCAACATCAAGACCATCATTTACCAAAAGTATACCCTCAACATATGGGATGTCGGGGGCCAGAAAACAATAAGATCGTACTGGAGAAACTATTTCGAGCAAACTGATGGTCTGGTATGGGTGGTTGACAGTTCAGATCTTAGAAGGTTAGAAGACTGCAAAGCGGAACTCGACAATCTTTTGAAAGAGGAGAGGCTTTCGGGATCATCCTTGTTGATACTAGCAAATAAGCAGGACATAAAAGGTGCCCTTACTCCGGAAGAAATTGCTAAGGTTTTGAACTTGGAGGCAATGGATAAAACTCGGCACTGGCAAATTGTCGGCTGCAGTGCATTCACCGGCGAGGGACTGCTTGAGGGATTCGATTGGTTGGTCCAAGACATTGCCTCTCGGATCTATGTTCTTGATTAG